A portion of the Punica granatum isolate Tunisia-2019 chromosome 7, ASM765513v2, whole genome shotgun sequence genome contains these proteins:
- the LOC116214361 gene encoding protein ALWAYS EARLY 2-like, translating into MVPARKSKLVTASAKYRLNSITRRRQPGGLVCLLGSKWSEDELVHFYEAYRKFGKDWVKVAAAVGHGRTKEMVETLHSMNETYLSLPEGEEAATLGGFISHMTDRYDYFLGEDPTEEQDPSANFVAKDGNIVRKTVPESNRRSKEGDSSQVSQTYFRRARRIKIKFNGKVCGTTVQEHADAIEMKRGSEVRSDAIELFDEDPEVLQKRLFGEDERISNACKALLLLSRGKPLKTAETGESSEQVKERNTAMAVDDKSSLPEAAEQHCLGDNANDFSRAEKLPQRARRPAEDCMEPLADLAQMIDSAVSSSRRNSRQLRGQKARRGSSSQNDERISNASEALLLLSRGEPPKTAETGESSEQVTERNTAMAVDDKSCLPEAAEQHSLGDNVNDFSRAEELPQRARRPVEVS; encoded by the exons ATGGTGCCAGCACGGAAATCTAAATTGGTGACTGCCTCTGCGAAATACCGGTTGAATTCAATAACCAGAAGGAGGCAG CCAGGAGGATTGGTATGTTTGCTGGGATCGAAGTGGAGCGAGGATGAGCTTGTACATTTTTATGAGGCATATAGGAAGTTCGGTAAGGATTGGGTGAAG GTGGCTGCTGCAGTTGGTCATGGAAGAACCAAAGAGATGGTGGAAACATTGCACAGCATGAATGAG ACATATTTATCACTACCGGAGGGGGAGGAGGCAGCTACTCTTGGTGGCTTCATATCACACATGACCGATCGATATGATTACTTCTTG GGAGAAGATCCCACCGAAGAACAGGACCCATCAGCCAATTTCGTTGCAAAGGATGGTAATATTGTACGAAAGACAGTTCCTGAGTCGAATAGACGTTCGAAGGAAGGAGACTCTTCCCAAGTGTCTCAAACATATTTTAGGAGAGCAAGGAGGATAAAAATCAAGTTCAATGGAAAAGTATGTGGAACAACAGTTCAAGAGCATGCTGATGCTATAGAGATGAAAAGAGGCTCAGAAGTTCGCAGTGACGCGATTGAGCTCTTCGATGAGGATCCGGAGGTTCTACAAAAACGTCTTTTTGGAG AGGATGAAAGAATAAGTAATGCCTGCAAAGCATTACTCCTGTTGTCAAGGGGGAAGCCACTGAAGACAGCAGAAACTG GAGAATCTTCTGAACAggtgaaagaaagaaacactgCCATGGCTGTTGATGACAAGTCTTCTTTACCCGAAGCTGCAGAGCAGCACTGTTTAGGCGACAACGCCAATGATTTCTCTAGAGCGGAAAAGCTCCCTCAGCGAGCAAGAAGGCCAGCTGAG GATTGTATGGAACCCCTGGCTGATTTGGCTCAGATGATAGATTCTGCTGTCTCAAGCTCGAGAAGGAATTCCCGCCAGCTCAGGGGGCAGAAGGCGAGGAGAGGGAGCAGCAGCCAGA ATGATGAAAGAATTAGTAACGCCTCTGAAGCATTACTCCTGTTGTCAAGGGGGGAGCCACCGAAGACAGCAGAAACTG GAGAATCTTCTGAACAGGTGACAGAAAGAAACACTGCCATGGCTGTTGATGACAAGTCTTGTTTACCCGAAGCTGCAGAGCAGCACTCTTTAGGCGATAACGTCAATGATTTCTCTAGGGCCGAAGAGCTCCCTCAGCGAGCAAGAAGGCCAGTTGAGGTAAGCTGA
- the LOC116213082 gene encoding LOW QUALITY PROTEIN: geraniol 8-hydroxylase-like (The sequence of the model RefSeq protein was modified relative to this genomic sequence to represent the inferred CDS: deleted 1 base in 1 codon) has product MQYKVSTLMSFLANTERERERMDFLLLTLGLYLSWGLLRALLYIANRGKSSKVVKLPPGPRPLPVIGNLLELGSLPHKSLAKLASAHGPIMSLKLGSITTVVVSSAPVAREILQTHDVSFSNRVIADTLTAFRQDELGMPWIPVAPLWRNLHRICNVHLFAPKALDSSRQIHCRKIQELLDYIGKYSKTGSSVDIGEAGFTTMLNLLGNTILSVDLADPTSESAKEFKELVWHIMVEAGKPNLADYFPVLKRLDPQGARRRMTGYFGRMFDVFNRIINERLQVREIPGSVRNNDMLDTLLELSEDKRERMDLLLMKHLFLNLFAGGTDTTSSTLEWAMAELLRNPEKLLKAQAELEQVIGRGNPVEESDIARLPYLRATVKETLRMHPAVPLLIPRRAGATVQVGSYTIPEGAQILVNVWAVGRDPDTWKDPNKFIPERFLGLDIDVKGQNFELLPFGGGRRICPGLPLAIRMLHLMLSSLLNSFNWELEDGVSPETMDMEEMFGITLKKAQPVRAVPLPITK; this is encoded by the exons ATGCAATATAAAGTGAGCACCTTAATGAGCTTTCTAGcaaacacagagagagagagagagagaatggattTCTTGCTGTTGACTTTGGGGCTCTACCTCTCCTGGGGGTTGCTCCGGGCCCTCCTCTACATTGCAAACAGAGGTAAATCGAGCAAAGTTGTGAAGCTGCCGCCAGGTCCGCGGCCGCTCCCGGTGATTGGGAACCTACTCGAGCTCGGTTCCCTACCCCACAAGTCCCTAGCCAAGCTTGCCAGTGCCCATGGTCCCATCATGAGCCTGAAGCTGGGCAGCATCACCACTGTGGTCGTCTCCTCAGCTCCAGTGGCACGAGAGATCCTCCAGACCCATGACGTCTCCTTCTCTAACCGCGTGATCGCTGATACTTTAACAGCTTTCCGCCAGGATGAGCTCGGGATGCCTTGGATCCCAGTTGCTCCGCTCTGGAGGAACCTCCACCGGATTTGCAACGTCCACCTTTTCGCACCCAAGGCCCTTGACTCAAGCCGACAAATCCACTGCCGAAAAATCCAG GAGCTCCTGGATTACATCGGGAAGTACAGTAAGACTGGAAGCTCGGTGGACATTGGCGAGGCGGGATTCACGACTATGCTTAACCTTCTGGGAAACACGATCCTCTCAGTGGACCTGGCGGACCCCACCTCCGAATCGGCCAAGGAGTTCAAGGAGTTAGTGTGGCACATCATGGTGGAGGCGGGGAAGCCAAACCTGGCGGACTACTTCCCAGTGCTCAAGAGGTTGGACCCGCAGGGTGCCAGGCGGAGGATGACTGGTTACTTCGGGCGGATGTTCGATGTTTTCAATAGGATCATCAATGAGAGGCTGCAGGTCAGGGAGATCCCTGGCTCCGTCAGGAACAACGATATGTTGGATACTCTGCTTGAGCTTAGTGAAGATAAAAGA GAGCGGATGGATCTACTTCTAATGAAGCACCTGTTCCTC AACCTCTTTGCTGGGGGGACTGATACCACTTCAAGCACGTTGGAGTGGGCGATGGCTGAGCTGCTTCGCAATCCCGAGAAGCTATTGAAAGCACAGGCCGAGCTCGAACAGGTGATTGGCCGGGGGAACCCTGTTGAGGAATCTGACATTGCTCGACTACCGTACTTACGGGCAACGGTGAAGGAGACCCTAAGGATGCACCCAGCCGTCCCATTGCTCATCCCCCGTAGGGCTGGAGCCACTGTGCAGGTCGGCAGCTACACCATCCCTGAGGGCGCACAAATCCTGGTCAATGTCTGGGCCGTAGGCAGAGATCCGGACACGTGGAAGGACCCGAACAAGTTTATTCCAGAGAGGTTCTTGGGACTGGACATTGATGTCAAGGGACAGAATTTCGAGCTCTTGCCGTTTGGCGGAGGGCGGAGAATATGCCCGGGCCTACCGCTGGCCATAAGAATGTTGCACCTGATGCTCAGTTCACTCCTTAACTCCTTTAATTGGGAGCTCGAAGATGGGGTTTCTCCAGAAACCATGGATATGGAAGAGATGTTCGGGATAACCTTAAAAAAGGCTCAACCAGTCCGAGCTGTGCCGTTACCGATCACCAAATAA